From a single Candidatus Sulfotelmatobacter sp. genomic region:
- the argS gene encoding arginine--tRNA ligase codes for MYRHLEHRLAQRVLECLQSRYPGVALPRVVVEQPPKVELGDFAIPIFPFAKPLRSAPLKIAEAIRDEIGPIEGIAGIQVAPPGYLNVSINRGWMASALAADRKPAVEVPPGKILVEHSSINPNKAAHIGHLRNAILGDTFVRLLRYAGRSVDIQNYIDNTGVQVADVVVGFTHIEKKSRAEIETLTRQPRFDYYCWDLYARVSQWYEADKQNLQFRLQTLHAIEDASSETAAIADSISVAVLRRHLETMDRLDIEYDFLPRESEILQLHFWDAAFIRLKESGVLTFETEGKNKGCWVMRRAGTSAEQGAADASSAGSAKDEISEEDQKVIVRSNGTVGYVGKDIAYHMWKFGLLGRDFGYRKFYRYPNQHDCWISTANGEKDHPHFGDVAENYNVIDVRQSEAQNTVMEALRGLGHEEAADHFTHVSYGMVVLTPRCAAELGYNLSDEDKARSYIEVSGRKGFGVKADDLLDQLIASAKKEVDARHPQLTDQERQDIATQIAIGALRYFMLKYTKQSMIAFDFKEALSFDGETGPYAQYTAVRATSIFRKAGIDPESFRADAASKISASDLTNFLTSAQASEIGGNEIWELWLAASKTSAVIDQCIATTEPAFLAKHVFQLGQLFNTFYHRHPILAEADEQRKQFLLATVAVVRRELIRCLAVMGTTVPPVM; via the coding sequence TTGTACCGTCATCTCGAACACCGTCTCGCCCAGCGTGTGCTGGAGTGTTTACAGAGTCGCTATCCCGGCGTCGCGCTGCCAAGAGTTGTCGTCGAACAGCCTCCGAAGGTCGAGCTCGGCGATTTCGCGATCCCAATTTTTCCCTTCGCCAAGCCCCTGCGCTCCGCGCCGTTGAAGATCGCCGAAGCGATCCGCGATGAAATCGGACCCATTGAAGGTATTGCCGGAATCCAGGTCGCACCTCCGGGCTATCTGAACGTCAGTATCAATCGCGGATGGATGGCATCTGCACTCGCCGCCGATCGGAAACCCGCGGTTGAAGTTCCCCCCGGGAAGATTCTGGTCGAGCACTCCAGCATCAATCCCAATAAAGCGGCGCACATCGGCCACCTTCGCAATGCCATTCTCGGTGACACCTTCGTCCGGCTGCTGCGCTATGCCGGGCGTTCGGTCGACATCCAGAACTATATCGACAACACCGGGGTGCAGGTCGCCGATGTTGTCGTGGGCTTCACTCACATCGAGAAGAAATCGCGCGCGGAAATCGAGACGCTCACGCGCCAGCCGCGCTTTGACTACTACTGTTGGGATCTCTACGCGCGCGTCTCGCAATGGTACGAGGCCGACAAACAGAATCTGCAATTTCGCCTTCAGACGCTGCACGCCATCGAAGACGCATCTTCGGAGACGGCGGCCATCGCCGATTCGATCTCGGTTGCGGTGCTGCGGCGCCATCTCGAAACCATGGATCGCCTCGACATCGAATACGATTTCCTTCCCCGCGAAAGCGAAATCCTTCAGCTGCACTTCTGGGACGCGGCCTTTATCAGGCTCAAAGAAAGCGGCGTGCTAACTTTCGAGACTGAAGGCAAGAATAAGGGTTGCTGGGTCATGCGCCGCGCGGGAACCAGCGCGGAACAGGGAGCCGCGGACGCCTCGTCCGCGGGGTCTGCGAAAGACGAAATATCGGAAGAAGATCAGAAAGTCATCGTCCGTTCTAACGGCACCGTCGGCTACGTCGGCAAAGACATCGCCTACCACATGTGGAAGTTCGGTCTGCTCGGGCGCGATTTCGGCTATCGCAAGTTCTATCGCTATCCCAACCAGCACGACTGCTGGATCTCCACGGCCAACGGCGAAAAAGATCATCCGCACTTCGGCGATGTCGCCGAAAACTATAACGTCATCGATGTTCGGCAGTCGGAAGCGCAGAACACCGTGATGGAAGCTCTGCGCGGTCTCGGTCATGAAGAAGCTGCCGACCATTTCACGCACGTTTCCTATGGAATGGTGGTGCTGACTCCGCGCTGCGCCGCCGAACTCGGCTACAACCTGAGCGATGAAGACAAAGCGCGCTCTTACATCGAAGTCAGCGGACGCAAAGGCTTCGGCGTAAAAGCCGACGACCTGCTGGACCAGCTCATCGCCTCCGCCAAAAAAGAAGTCGACGCGCGCCATCCCCAACTCACTGACCAGGAGCGCCAGGATATCGCCACGCAGATCGCCATCGGCGCCCTGCGCTACTTCATGCTGAAATACACCAAGCAGTCCATGATCGCATTCGATTTCAAAGAGGCCCTCAGCTTCGACGGCGAGACCGGACCCTACGCTCAGTACACAGCCGTGCGCGCCACCAGCATCTTCCGCAAAGCCGGAATCGACCCCGAAAGTTTCCGCGCCGACGCCGCGAGCAAAATTTCCGCCTCCGACTTGACGAACTTTCTCACCAGCGCGCAAGCCAGCGAAATCGGGGGGAACGAAATCTGGGAACTCTGGCTCGCCGCCTCCAAAACTTCCGCAGTGATTGACCAGTGCATCGCGACCACCGAACCCGCATTCCTAGCCAAACATGTGTTTCAGCTCGGCCAACTTTTCAACACCTTCTATCACCGCCACCCCATCCTCGCCGAAGCGGACGAACAGCGAAAACAATTCCTGCTGGCCACCGTTGCCGTTGTTCGCCGCGAATTAATTCGCTGCCTCGCAGTGATGGGCACCACCGTGCCCCCGGTCATGTAA
- a CDS encoding alpha/beta hydrolase has translation MPNSASSSAPAPWLGRILRALLALTLVLAGAAMIYENIAEARDRRFNPMPGKLVDIGGYRLHLNCTGEGSPTVILESGLGDTFISWGKVQPQIAKFSRVCSYDRAGLGYSDPSPQPRTSQAIAAELHRLLQAAGIAPPYILVGHSMGGLTMRLFASLYRKEVAGMVLVDSSHPDQENRLPPELKNIEATELREAEFLAYTMPFGLPRLLALCDDDPVQRAAECNFHSARESVAELKSFPESAAQTAGTGPFGDIPLAVLSHDPDKPSADLPSDLTKPTNEAWEKMQEELPHLSTRGAQTIAKNSGHYIQFDRPEIVIDAVKSVVDQARAAQDSPR, from the coding sequence ATGCCGAACTCAGCGTCCTCCTCCGCGCCCGCTCCGTGGCTTGGCCGCATCCTTCGCGCCTTGCTCGCGTTGACGCTCGTTCTCGCCGGCGCCGCCATGATCTACGAGAACATTGCTGAGGCTCGCGACCGCCGCTTCAATCCCATGCCCGGCAAACTCGTGGACATCGGCGGATACAGATTGCACCTCAACTGCACCGGGGAGGGGTCTCCCACCGTCATCCTCGAATCCGGCCTCGGAGACACCTTTATTTCCTGGGGCAAAGTGCAGCCGCAGATCGCCAAATTCAGCCGCGTCTGTTCCTACGACCGCGCCGGCCTCGGCTACAGCGATCCCAGTCCTCAACCCCGCACCAGTCAGGCGATCGCCGCCGAGTTGCATCGACTGCTCCAGGCGGCAGGCATCGCGCCTCCTTATATTCTTGTCGGTCACTCCATGGGGGGATTGACCATGCGCCTCTTCGCCAGCCTCTATCGCAAGGAAGTCGCCGGCATGGTGCTCGTCGATTCCTCTCACCCCGACCAGGAAAATCGTCTTCCTCCGGAACTGAAAAACATTGAAGCGACCGAACTGCGCGAGGCCGAGTTCCTCGCCTACACCATGCCCTTCGGGCTTCCGCGCCTGCTCGCTCTTTGCGACGATGACCCCGTGCAGCGCGCCGCCGAATGCAACTTCCACAGCGCGCGCGAAAGTGTCGCCGAACTAAAAAGTTTCCCCGAAAGCGCCGCCCAGACAGCCGGCACGGGCCCGTTCGGCGACATCCCTCTGGCCGTGCTCTCCCATGATCCCGACAAACCCTCCGCCGACCTTCCCTCCGACCTCACCAAGCCCACCAACGAAGCCTGGGAGAAGATGCAGGAAGAGTTGCCGCATCTCTCCACCCGCGGCGCCCAAACCATCGCGAAAAACAGCGGCCACTACATCCAGTTCGATCGCCCCGAGATCGTGATCGACGCCGTTAAAAGCGTCGTCGATCAAGCCCGCGCCGCGCAGGATTCTCCCCGATAA